TAGATAGATGGCACGTTTTTGTCAATTATAAAAGTCGGGCCGGCATGTAGATGGAAAGCATAGatgaatttaaaattgattgtCCAAAAGTTatctttttgtgtgtgtttaaaaGTTGAAACCCCCCCTGCACCACTCATTCACTCACTCCACTCAAAAGCAAAGCCAACAAAATGGGAGAAACCAGAGGAGGCAAGAGATGGAACTTTGGGGCCAATGAGGTCGTTGAGCTATCTTGTTCTCAGAACGTCCGTTATTTCCTGAACCTCCTCGCTGATAACCTCGACCGCAGTGACAGCAGACCTGTCATCCCTCTCGGACACGGCGACCCTTCTCCCTTCCCCTCCTACCGTACTGATCCATCCGCAGTGGAAGCCGTCTGCGATGCTCTCCGTTCAGCACAGTTTAACCACTATTCTACTACCTCTGGTCTTCCTATCGCTAGGAAGTAAGATGACTCCCTTCAGCTTTCATTCTTCAGGGCATTTtactttacttgtcctcaaagGCAACAAACACTCTGAAGTATTTAATTAGGGCTTATTTTGAAAGACTTTTGTTTATTCCTTTAACAGGGCAGTTGCAGAGTACCTCTCCCGGGGTCTCACTTACCAGATCTGTCCAAACGATGTTCATCTGACAGCCGGTTGTCACCACGCCATCGATGTCTTGATGTCCACGCTGGCGGTTCCAGGCGCCAACATTCTGCTGCCTAGGCCAAGCTACCCCATGTACGATTCCCGAGCAGCTTTCAGCCAGCTCGAGATCCGTCGCTACGACCTCCTTCCAGAAAATGGCTGGGAGGTCGATCTTGACGCAGTTGAGGCTCTTGCAGATGACAAAACCGCTGCTATACTCGTTATCAACCCTTGCAATCCATGCGGAAACGTTTTCTCCCGTCAGCATCTTCAAAAGATTGCGGAAACCGCTAGCAAACTTGGAGTGCTTGTGATCGCGGACGAAGTCTACAAGGATATAACCTTTGGGGAGACGCCGTTTGTGTCCATGGCTGAGTTTGCAGAGATTGTGCCAGTGATGCTGTTAGGTTCGATATCGAAGAGATGGTGCGTCCCCGGCTGGAGGTTTGGCTGGATGGCCACACTTGACCCTCATAACATCATGAAAGATTCTGGGGTTTGTTGCTGCTTAATTAACCTTCTTCAAGTTAATTCACCTTTCTCACAACTactcatatttgttttttattttatttttatgatagCTTGTTCATAGTCTTGCCAATGTCCTCAACATGTCAACAGATCCCACAACTTTTATTCAGGTATGCTTATTACGCATTGCTGCTTTTACTACTTgaacttctttttttgtttttgaatattGATTTATCTTCTTCCAATGGCAGGGGGCAATACCTGATATCCTTGAGAAGACAAAAGAGGAATTCTTCTCATCGGTACTGGAAACACTAAGAGAATGTTCAGAGAGTTGTTACGAGGAGATAAAGAAGATCCCTTGCATCACTTGCCCTTACAAACCAGAGGCGTCAATGTTCACTATGGTAAGAGAAGCCCACACTGTCGTTTCATCAAAGCCTCAGTGGTTACTAATAtgggtttgtgtttttttttggatgcAGGTGAAGTTAGAGTTATCGGTTCTTGAAGATATAAAGGATGATTTGGAATTCTGCTGCAAGTTGGCTAAAGAGGAATCGTTGATCATCCT
The nucleotide sequence above comes from Brassica napus cultivar Da-Ae chromosome A9, Da-Ae, whole genome shotgun sequence. Encoded proteins:
- the LOC106363727 gene encoding tyrosine aminotransferase, with translation MGETRGGKRWNFGANEVVELSCSQNVRYFLNLLADNLDRSDSRPVIPLGHGDPSPFPSYRTDPSAVEAVCDALRSAQFNHYSTTSGLPIARKAVAEYLSRGLTYQICPNDVHLTAGCHHAIDVLMSTLAVPGANILLPRPSYPMYDSRAAFSQLEIRRYDLLPENGWEVDLDAVEALADDKTAAILVINPCNPCGNVFSRQHLQKIAETASKLGVLVIADEVYKDITFGETPFVSMAEFAEIVPVMLLGSISKRWCVPGWRFGWMATLDPHNIMKDSGLVHSLANVLNMSTDPTTFIQGAIPDILEKTKEEFFSSVLETLRECSESCYEEIKKIPCITCPYKPEASMFTMVKLELSVLEDIKDDLEFCCKLAKEESLIILPGRSVGLKNWLRITFAVEPELLKDGLSRLNKFAQRHSKKKQQP